In one window of Macadamia integrifolia cultivar HAES 741 chromosome 2, SCU_Mint_v3, whole genome shotgun sequence DNA:
- the LOC122071159 gene encoding beta-galactosidase 6 isoform X2 — translation MKRCLTWWDLIWSASALLSALASSFLQVKKLTTMSALQLFYPMPLQMWPSLIAKAKEGGIDVIQTYVFWNQHEPQQGQYNFEGRLDLVRFIKEIQAKGLYANLRIGPFIEAEWTYGGLPFWLHDIKNIVYRSDNEPFKFYMQNFTTKIVNLMKSENLYASQGGPIILSQIENEYKNVEGAFHEKGPPYVRWAAEMAVGLDTGVPWVMCKQDDAPDPVINSCNGMRCGQTFAGPNSPNKPAIWTENWTSFYQVFGGKPYIRSAQDIAFHVALFIAAKKGSYVNYYMYHGGTNFGRTGSAYVTTSYYDQAPLDEYGLIRQPKWGHLKELHAAIKLCSTPLLLGTYTNLSLGDSQQAHVFQGKSGECAAFLVNNNSRKIVKVTFQNQSYELPQASISILPDCKNEVFNTAKVTSQYSTRSTVPVLMFNSAKQWKAFQDVIPNFEETSLRADLLLEHMNTTKDKSDYLWYTFSFQHDSSSDKNLSVYSLGHVVHAFVNNLYVGSAHGNHDNISSNLETSISLNNGTNNVSLLSVMVGLPDSGAYLERRVAGLRRVRIHGNNEADSQDFTNSSWGYTVGLLGEQLQIYNDEGSDKVQWTNIGNSTQPLMWYKTTFDAPSGNNPLVLNLGSMGKGEAWINGQSIGRYWASFRVPNGDPSQIMYHVPLSFLKPLGNLLVVLEEFGGDPLQITLETVSNDEMCGYASDTHLCPVTPWVDIMSNKGMEKNTRHHGRRPRVKLECPLGKAISNISFASFGNPSGGCESENHVLGSCHSSNTKVIVEKACLGKKHCSIPRSIRSFGRDPCPGISKALLVHAECSSRDLDDPRSNLI, via the exons ATGAAACGATGCCTCACATGGTGGGATCTCATCTGGTCAGCTTCGGCTCTGTTGTCGGCGCTGGCATCTTCATTCTTACAGGTCAAGAAGCTCACAACTATGTCGGCCCTGCAATTGTTCTATCCTATGCCGCTTCAG ATGTGGCCATCTCTGATCGCTAAAGCTAAAGAAGGAGGAATAGACGTGATACAAACCTATGTGTTTTGGAACCAACACGAGCCCCAACAGGGCCAG TATAATTTTGAAGGGAGATTAGATTTGGTGAGGTTCATCAAGGAAATCCAAGCAAAAGGCCTCTATGCAAACCTTCGGATTGGACCCTTCATCGAGGCCGAATGGACTTATGG AGGGCTACCATTCTGGTTGCATGACATCAAAAATATTGTTTATCGATCTGATAATGAGCCCTTCAAG TTTTATATGCAAAACTTTACAACCAAGATAGTAAACTTGATGAAATCAGAGAACCTCTATGCTTCTCAAGGAGGACCCATTATTCTGTCTCAG ATAGAGAACGAATACAAAAACGTCGAAGGTGCCTTTCACGAAAAAGGACCGCCTTATGTTCGCTGGGCTGCAGAAATGGCTGTGGGGCTTGACACTGGTGTTCCATGGGTGATGTGCAAACAAGATGATGCCCCTGATCCAGTG ATCAACTCATGCAATGGGATGAGATGTGGACAAACATTTGCAGGACCCAATTCACCTAATAAGCCAGCTATATGGACAGAGAACTGGACATCCTT CTATCAAGTATTTGGTGGAAAACCATACATAAGGTCTGCTCAAGACATTGCCTTCCATGTTGCACTattcattgctgcaaagaaagGAAGCTATGTGAACTATTACATG TATCATGGTGGAACAAATTTTGGAAGGACAGGCTCTGCATATGTGACAACAAGTTATTATGATCAAGCTCCTCTTGATGAGTATG GTTTGATTAGACAACCAAAATGGGGCCATCTCAAGGAATTACATGCTGCAATAAAGTTGTGTTCAACACCTTTACTTCTTGGTACATATACTAATCTCTCTCTAGGTGACTCACAACAG gCTCATGTTTTCCAAGGCAAATCAGGAGAATGTGCTGCCTTTCTTGTGAACaataattcaagaaaaattgttAAAGTGACATTTCAAAATCAATCTTATGAATTACCCCAAGCGTCAATTAGTATCTTGCCAGATTGCAAGAATGAAGTCTTCAACACTGCAAAG GTTACCTCTCAGTATAGTACAAGATCAACAGTACCGGTCTTGATGTTCAACTCAGCTAAACAATGGAAAGCATTCCAGGATGTTATCCCTAACTTTGAAGAGACATCATTAAGAGCAGATTTATTGTTGGAGCATATGAATACAACTAAAGACAAGTCAGATTATCTTTGGTACACTTTCAG CTTTCAGCATGACTCCTCCAGTGATAAGAATCTCTCTGTCTACTCCCTTGGCCATGTTGTTCATGCTTTTGTCAACAATTTATATGTAG gaTCTGCACATGGCAATCATGACAATATAAGTTCAAATCTTGAGACTTCAATTTCACTAAATAATGGAACGAACAATGTTTCATTATTAAGCGTAATGGTTGGATTGCCG GATTCAGGAGCATATCTTGAGCGTAGAGTTGCAGGATTACGGAGAGTGAGAATCCATGGAAATAATGAAGCAGACTCTCAAGATTTCACTAACAGCAGTTGGGGATACACA GTTGGGCTACTTGGAGAGCAGTTACAGATATATAATGATGAAGGATCAGATAAAGTTCAGTGGACCAACATTGGAAACTCTACTCAGCCTCTCATGTGGTATAAG ACTACTTTTGATGCACCTAGTGGGAATAATCCCTTAGTCCTAAATCTTGGATCAATGGGAAAAGGTGAAGCTTGGATTAATGGCCAAAGCATCGGTCGTTACTGGGCCTCCTTTCGCGTCCCAAATGGAGATCCTTCACAAATAAT GTACCATGTTCCTCTATCCTTCCTCAAACCCTTAGGGAACCTTCTAGTGGTATTAGAAGAATTTGGTGGTGACCCTCTCCAAATCACCTTAGAGACTGTATCTAATGATGAAATGTGTGGATATGCTTCAGATACCCATCTCTGCCCAGTGACTCCATGGGTGGATATTATGAGTAATAAGGGAATGGAGAAGAATACAAGACACCATGGCAGGAGACCAAGAGTTAAGCTTGAATGTCCTTTAGGAAAGGCCATCTCAAATATTTCATTTGCAAGTTTTGGGAACCCCTCTGGTGGATGTGAAAGTGAAAATCATGTTTTAGGAAGTTGTCATTCATCTAATACCAAAGTAATTGTGGAGAAG GCTTGTTTGGGAAAGAAACATTGTTCTATTCCCCGATCGATCCGAAGTTTCGGTAGAGATCCATGTCCAGGCATCTCAAAAGCTCTGTTGGTGCATGCAGAATGTAGTTCTAGGGACCTAGATGACCCAAGGagtaatttaatttaa
- the LOC122071159 gene encoding beta-galactosidase 6 isoform X1 gives MTRRWLCWVVLVAAVAAAVVVIGEVVGEDVVTYDGRSLIIHGEHQILFSGSIHYPRSTPEMWPSLIAKAKEGGIDVIQTYVFWNQHEPQQGQYNFEGRLDLVRFIKEIQAKGLYANLRIGPFIEAEWTYGGLPFWLHDIKNIVYRSDNEPFKFYMQNFTTKIVNLMKSENLYASQGGPIILSQIENEYKNVEGAFHEKGPPYVRWAAEMAVGLDTGVPWVMCKQDDAPDPVINSCNGMRCGQTFAGPNSPNKPAIWTENWTSFYQVFGGKPYIRSAQDIAFHVALFIAAKKGSYVNYYMYHGGTNFGRTGSAYVTTSYYDQAPLDEYGLIRQPKWGHLKELHAAIKLCSTPLLLGTYTNLSLGDSQQAHVFQGKSGECAAFLVNNNSRKIVKVTFQNQSYELPQASISILPDCKNEVFNTAKVTSQYSTRSTVPVLMFNSAKQWKAFQDVIPNFEETSLRADLLLEHMNTTKDKSDYLWYTFSFQHDSSSDKNLSVYSLGHVVHAFVNNLYVGSAHGNHDNISSNLETSISLNNGTNNVSLLSVMVGLPDSGAYLERRVAGLRRVRIHGNNEADSQDFTNSSWGYTVGLLGEQLQIYNDEGSDKVQWTNIGNSTQPLMWYKTTFDAPSGNNPLVLNLGSMGKGEAWINGQSIGRYWASFRVPNGDPSQIMYHVPLSFLKPLGNLLVVLEEFGGDPLQITLETVSNDEMCGYASDTHLCPVTPWVDIMSNKGMEKNTRHHGRRPRVKLECPLGKAISNISFASFGNPSGGCESENHVLGSCHSSNTKVIVEKACLGKKHCSIPRSIRSFGRDPCPGISKALLVHAECSSRDLDDPRSNLI, from the exons ATGACTAGGCGGTGGTTGTGTTGGGTTGTTTTGGTGGCGGCGGTGGCGGCGGCGGTGGTAGTCATCGGAGAAGTGGTAGGGGAGGACGTCGTCACCTATGATGGAAGATCGCTCATCATCCATGGAGAACACCAGATTCTCTTCTCTGGTTCTATTCATTATCCTCGTAGCACTCCtgag ATGTGGCCATCTCTGATCGCTAAAGCTAAAGAAGGAGGAATAGACGTGATACAAACCTATGTGTTTTGGAACCAACACGAGCCCCAACAGGGCCAG TATAATTTTGAAGGGAGATTAGATTTGGTGAGGTTCATCAAGGAAATCCAAGCAAAAGGCCTCTATGCAAACCTTCGGATTGGACCCTTCATCGAGGCCGAATGGACTTATGG AGGGCTACCATTCTGGTTGCATGACATCAAAAATATTGTTTATCGATCTGATAATGAGCCCTTCAAG TTTTATATGCAAAACTTTACAACCAAGATAGTAAACTTGATGAAATCAGAGAACCTCTATGCTTCTCAAGGAGGACCCATTATTCTGTCTCAG ATAGAGAACGAATACAAAAACGTCGAAGGTGCCTTTCACGAAAAAGGACCGCCTTATGTTCGCTGGGCTGCAGAAATGGCTGTGGGGCTTGACACTGGTGTTCCATGGGTGATGTGCAAACAAGATGATGCCCCTGATCCAGTG ATCAACTCATGCAATGGGATGAGATGTGGACAAACATTTGCAGGACCCAATTCACCTAATAAGCCAGCTATATGGACAGAGAACTGGACATCCTT CTATCAAGTATTTGGTGGAAAACCATACATAAGGTCTGCTCAAGACATTGCCTTCCATGTTGCACTattcattgctgcaaagaaagGAAGCTATGTGAACTATTACATG TATCATGGTGGAACAAATTTTGGAAGGACAGGCTCTGCATATGTGACAACAAGTTATTATGATCAAGCTCCTCTTGATGAGTATG GTTTGATTAGACAACCAAAATGGGGCCATCTCAAGGAATTACATGCTGCAATAAAGTTGTGTTCAACACCTTTACTTCTTGGTACATATACTAATCTCTCTCTAGGTGACTCACAACAG gCTCATGTTTTCCAAGGCAAATCAGGAGAATGTGCTGCCTTTCTTGTGAACaataattcaagaaaaattgttAAAGTGACATTTCAAAATCAATCTTATGAATTACCCCAAGCGTCAATTAGTATCTTGCCAGATTGCAAGAATGAAGTCTTCAACACTGCAAAG GTTACCTCTCAGTATAGTACAAGATCAACAGTACCGGTCTTGATGTTCAACTCAGCTAAACAATGGAAAGCATTCCAGGATGTTATCCCTAACTTTGAAGAGACATCATTAAGAGCAGATTTATTGTTGGAGCATATGAATACAACTAAAGACAAGTCAGATTATCTTTGGTACACTTTCAG CTTTCAGCATGACTCCTCCAGTGATAAGAATCTCTCTGTCTACTCCCTTGGCCATGTTGTTCATGCTTTTGTCAACAATTTATATGTAG gaTCTGCACATGGCAATCATGACAATATAAGTTCAAATCTTGAGACTTCAATTTCACTAAATAATGGAACGAACAATGTTTCATTATTAAGCGTAATGGTTGGATTGCCG GATTCAGGAGCATATCTTGAGCGTAGAGTTGCAGGATTACGGAGAGTGAGAATCCATGGAAATAATGAAGCAGACTCTCAAGATTTCACTAACAGCAGTTGGGGATACACA GTTGGGCTACTTGGAGAGCAGTTACAGATATATAATGATGAAGGATCAGATAAAGTTCAGTGGACCAACATTGGAAACTCTACTCAGCCTCTCATGTGGTATAAG ACTACTTTTGATGCACCTAGTGGGAATAATCCCTTAGTCCTAAATCTTGGATCAATGGGAAAAGGTGAAGCTTGGATTAATGGCCAAAGCATCGGTCGTTACTGGGCCTCCTTTCGCGTCCCAAATGGAGATCCTTCACAAATAAT GTACCATGTTCCTCTATCCTTCCTCAAACCCTTAGGGAACCTTCTAGTGGTATTAGAAGAATTTGGTGGTGACCCTCTCCAAATCACCTTAGAGACTGTATCTAATGATGAAATGTGTGGATATGCTTCAGATACCCATCTCTGCCCAGTGACTCCATGGGTGGATATTATGAGTAATAAGGGAATGGAGAAGAATACAAGACACCATGGCAGGAGACCAAGAGTTAAGCTTGAATGTCCTTTAGGAAAGGCCATCTCAAATATTTCATTTGCAAGTTTTGGGAACCCCTCTGGTGGATGTGAAAGTGAAAATCATGTTTTAGGAAGTTGTCATTCATCTAATACCAAAGTAATTGTGGAGAAG GCTTGTTTGGGAAAGAAACATTGTTCTATTCCCCGATCGATCCGAAGTTTCGGTAGAGATCCATGTCCAGGCATCTCAAAAGCTCTGTTGGTGCATGCAGAATGTAGTTCTAGGGACCTAGATGACCCAAGGagtaatttaatttaa